ATGCGCCTTGCGCATCCAGCGGGCGTTCCGGAACGTATAGGCCACCTCGACGTTCTTGAGCTTGATATGGTCGGTCGAACGGAACCAGAAGGAGTTGTTCTGGTTGTTCTGGCTGTTGGCCATGTTCACGGACATGCGCGGGAAGGTGATCTGCTTGCCGGCGGCATGGCGTTCGGGCGTCCAGCGGCCGTTCATATAGCTCAGCGGCGTACCGTTTCCCTGGGCGAAGGGCGTGATGAGGTAGCCGTTCATGTTGAACGTCCCCTGCGCCGAACCGGTAAGGAGCGCGGATATTTCGAACCCCTTGTAGCCGAAGCTCAGGTTGCTGCTGAACGCGAAGCGCGGGACGTTCGAGAAGCCCGTCGGGGTAATGTCCTTGTCGTCGATGATGCCGTCGCCGTTGACGTCGACGATACGCAGGTCGCCGCCCTGGACACGGTTGCCGTCGATGGCATTGTAGGGATGGTTGGCGACCTCCTCGGGCGTATTGTAAAAGCCTTCGTTGTAATAGGCCTTGTACTGTCCGTAGGCGAAGCCCGTTTCGTTCATCCAGGCGTACATGTAGGAGGGTTCGGCCTTGTAGTCGATCTTATTGACGGCATAGGAGACCTGTCCGCCCACTTCATACCAGAAATCCGTGCCGACGTTGTCGCGCCACGAGACCTGTATCTCGTAACCCCGGTTGCTCATGCGCCCCACATTCACGGGCGGCAGGGCGTCGCCGCTCAGGCCGATGATGCCCGGCGTGACCCCCAGCTTGGTGAGGATGTTGTTGCGCTTCTCCTCGAACAGGTCGACCGTGACGGAGAGCCGGTCGCGGAACATGCGCACCTCGGCGGCGATGTTGTACGACTCCTTCTTCTCCCACGTGACGTCGGGGTTGCCTGTCGACTGTTCGTATTTGCCGGGAAAGGCCGGGTTATTGACTGAACCGTTCGACGAGCCGAAGAAATACCCGTCGAGCGGGGTGCCGTTCCAGGGGCCGTAGCTGTGGCTGCCCCAGGTGCCGGGCAGGAAAAGGAAGCGGTCGCCGCCGATCTCGCTGTTGCCGGTCTGCCCGTACGAGGCGCGGAACTTGAGCCACGTGAGGATGTCGTTCTTCGGGAAGTAGGGTTCGTTCGATACGACCCAGCCTACCGAAACGGCCGGGAAAAACCCGAACCGCTTGCCGGGCGCGAAGTTCTCGGAACCGTTGTAACCCATGTTGAATTCGGCCAGGTAACGCTGGTCGTAACCGTAGGTGACACGCCCCACCACACCGTAATAGCCGCGGGGGACGTTGTACTTCAGCCCGGGCGAGGTGTAGCGTTCGCCGGTGACGAGCGCCATGGCCGTGACGGCGTGCTTGCCGAAATCGCGGCTGAAGTCGATGCCGGCCTCGACATAGACCTTGCGATTTTTGCCCCAGCCGGTCTCCTCGTAGGATTTGGCATTGTGTTCGCCGCCGTAATAGAGCAGCTCGGCCGGATCGGCGGGGTTGCGCGTGATCGAATAGACGGGCAGGTTGGGGGTGACGCGCAGCGTCTTGGTAAAATAATGGTCATACGACAACGCCCCGCGTACGGAAAGCCCTTCGACGAGGTAATCCATCCGGTGGCGGATGCGGATCGAGGTATTCAGACTGCTCTGGTTGATGCGCGCCTGTGCCTTTTCGAGCATGTAGGCGATCGGGGATTTGCCCCATGCGCCCTTGTTGCTGTCCATGATCGTACCGCCGGCATAATCGGTGATGATTCGGCCGTCGGAGACGCCCGGCGCCGAGAAGGGCGGGGCTTCGTAGATGTTGAGCATCAGGTCGCGGTAACGGCCCCACATGTCCACGCTGCTGTTGCGGTCGGTGATGATCTTCGTCTCGCGCACCTGCCCCGAGAGCGAAACATTGATCTCGGTGAGCGGGATGATGTTGAAATCGAAGTTGGTGCGGAAATTATATTTGTGGCTGCCCGAGTTGGAGGCCGCATCGCTGAACCCGAAGTCGTTGGTGAGGCTCTTCTGGTTGGAATACCCCACCGAGGTGAAGAAGGCCACCTTTTCGGTACCGCCGGAGATATTGACGCTGTACTGCTGCTGGGGCGACACCCCGGCGTCGAAAATCCGCTTCATGTAGTCCGTACTGCCGTAGTAGATGGCGGGGCTGTCGAGCAGCGCCTGTTTCTGTTCGGGCGAAAGGTGTCCCATCGCCTCGACCTCGGAGGGCGTATAGTCGCGGTTATGCCGGAATTTCCACAGTTCGTCCTGCGAAAAGACCTTGATGTCGTCGGGCTTGCCGTCGTTGGCGAACGCCTCGTTGCGCAGCACGGCATAGTCGTAGGAATTGACCAGGCTGGGCAGGGTCGTCGGGGAGGTGAAGCCGACATTGGCCGTGAACGAGATTTTCAGGCTGCCTTCGCGGCCGCGCTTGGTCGTCACGATGATGACGCCGTTGGCACCGCGTACGCCGTACACGGCTGTCGCCGAAGCGTCCTTGAGCACGTTGACGTTCTCCACATCGTTCGGGTCGAGCATGTTGAAGGCCGTCATGTCACGCACGATGCCGTCGATGACGATCAGCGGATTCTGGTCGCCGGCATACGTCCCCACGCCGCGCACGCGGATCGTGGACTCCTCGAAGCCGGCCTCGCCGGTCTTCTGGACGGCGGCCATACCGGCGATACGCCCTACGAGGGCATTGGAAATATTGGTCACGGGAGAGCGCATCAGCTCCTTGCCCGACAGCTGCCCGATGGCGCCGGTGACGGTCTCCTTCTTCTGGGTGCCGAAGCCGACCACCACCACATCGTCGATGCTCTGGACATTCTCCGCGAGCACGATGCGAATATCGGTCTGGGTTCCTACGGGCACCTCCCGGGTGGTATAGCCGATAAATGAAACTGTCAACGTCGCATCCTTGGCCGCCATGACCGTGAAACGCCCGTCGAGGTCGGTCACGGAGCCAGTCTGGGTTCCCCTGACGACCACCCCGGCCCCGACGATCGGCATGCCCTGCTGGTCGACGACCGTCCCGGAGACCCTGGCAGGGGAGACGTCCTGCGCACCGGCGCCGAAAGCGACCGGCAGGACGAGCAGCAGAGCCAGCCCGATCTTCGCGAATCTGCGCAGAAGCCCCGGCACATTCAAATAATGGTTCATTTTCATAGGTATTTAGGTTGTAGTTGGTTGATTGCGTCCCGCGGGGAGAATCGCCGCCGCGGGACAGGCCCGCACTGAGGTTCACCGAGAGGGCCGGATCACAAAATCGAAAAGGTCGGAGCGTCTTTTTCTTTCATAGGCTGATAGGTTTGGTTATGCTTCAGGATTTTCGTTACAACAAATTTAGGAAGACGGAACAGGGATATAAAGAACGGATTTATCATTTATTTGTCCGTTTTCATCATCCGCCCTCCTGCGCTTCAATATTCGATCCGGACGACCACCGAGCGCGTGAAGTCCGGAAGCGATACGTCAGCACGGCGGGACGCGCGCACCCACTCGTCCCGCCAGGGGTCGTAGATCCGCACTTTCTTCACCCTGCGCCCGCCGAGCAGCGGTGTGAAGTCGACCTGCAGGCCGGACAGCCGCTGCGCCGGAATGCGTTCGGAGAGCTCGTGCCGCCACGTGCTCACCGTATCGCGGCACCAGGCAAGCAGCGTGTGTTCGCCCCGCAGCACATAGACCCGCAGCCCCGCCGTATCGCGGCGCACGGGTTCGAACCCTTCGCGGAGGGGGTCGACACCTTCGACGGCACGCGCGAAGCGCCCCATCTGGAACCAGGTATGCTGCTTGTCGATATGGTGATCCCAATGCCAGAGGTGCCCCGGCCCGGCGGCCCCGCTGAAAAAGGGGGCGAAGAGCACGTCGTGGAGCACGGAACCCATCGTATCTACCTTATATATAGGATGGGGGCCGGTATGCACGGGTTTCACGGCGCCCGACTCGGCCAGCAGCATCGGTTTGCGGAGGCCGTATCCGCGCAGCACGGCGATGGCATCGGAGGCCATGCTGTCGACCGGAGCGCCGCACACGGCCAGTTCGGCACCCTCGTCGATATAGCGGTGCACCTGCGCCACCTCGTTCGAAGGCAGGCGGTTGATGAATTCATAAATCGGGAAGCTCGACTCCCGGTCGAGCGAGCCGAGGCTCTGCATCACCAGGTTTTTCGGGAAGATCTCCTTCACACGCGGCAGCATACGGACATTCCACGCGCGCAGGTGCTCCTCGGGCGTCTCCACGGCGTTCATTTCGTTCCACAGCTCCCAGCCGAAAACGGCGGGATGGTCGCCGTAACGCTCGCGGAAGATGCGCACGCGGCGCAGGAACTCCTCTTCCCCCCGCGGCGAGGTGATATAATCGTCGGCATCGGCAAACGGGCCGCCGTTGGAAGTATGGTACGAGGCTTTGGTGTCCCACTTGTTCACGCCCGGTCGGATATGGCGGAAACTCTCGATACAGAATTTGATCTTGATGCCGTACCGGTCGGCGAGCTCCAGCAGGCGGTCGATACGCACGAGCTTGGCGCTGTCCACCTCGCCGTAGCGGGTTTCGATCTCGAAGAGGCCCGTGTTGAGCCACACGCGGCCGAAATTGGCGCCGTGGCGGTGCATCTCCCCGAGGTAATGTTCCATGTCGGCAACCGACCCCATCGCGGCGATGTTGCATCCCACGGGGATATACGGCTGCCCGTCCGAAAGGCAGAAATAACGGGGATCCCGGGCGCTTACCTGGACGAAAGAGCGCCTGAAGGAGCGCCCGGGGCGCTTGGCCCACGCCTCCGCTACCGACACGAAGGCAAGGAGGCAGGTCAAAAGGATGAGTCGTTTCATAGGTCGTAGTCTTAGGTTTGAGCGACAGGATAAAAGTAGGGAATTCCCCGCGCACGGAATGTAACCGGTTCAGCAGATGCTAACACATTTTCGTCGGGACAGCGCAGGAGGGGCGAAAGGCCGGTTTTCTGTTAATTTTTGATAAATCCGTGCAAATCCGGCGGGTGGAGTATTCCTATATTTGTTCCATCGAAAACTCTACCTTATCCGAACTATGAAACGACTTACGGCAATCTTCCTGTGCACGCTTGCATACGGCGCCGCAACAGCCGCCGACGGATGGGACGCCGACCAGCACGTCAACGCCCTGCGCCGCCTGCCCGCCCGGGCCACCTCCTACTCCTACAAGACCCCGCAGGATGCACTGGCGGGAGACCGCGCCCAATCACGGATGATGCCGCTCGACGGCGTCTGGAAATTCCGTTTTGCGGAAGACGCCGCCCAAAGCCCCGAAGGGTTCTGGCAACCGGACGCCGACCTCGGAAACTGGGACGAGATAGAGGTTCCCTCGTGCTGGGAGATGCAGGGCTACGGGTATCCGATATACACCAACATCCCCTATCCGTTCGAGTTCAGGCCGCCGTCGATCACACGCGACAACCCGACGGGATGCTACGTCCGAAAGTTCACCGTACCCCGAAGCTGGGAAGGCGACCGGGTAGTGCTGCACTTCGGGGGTGTATACTCGGGTTATTACGTCTGGGTCAACGGCACCCTAGCAGGATATGCCGAGGACAGCTGCCTGCCCTCGGAATTC
This Alistipes onderdonkii DNA region includes the following protein-coding sequences:
- a CDS encoding SusC/RagA family TonB-linked outer membrane protein, producing MKMNHYLNVPGLLRRFAKIGLALLLVLPVAFGAGAQDVSPARVSGTVVDQQGMPIVGAGVVVRGTQTGSVTDLDGRFTVMAAKDATLTVSFIGYTTREVPVGTQTDIRIVLAENVQSIDDVVVVGFGTQKKETVTGAIGQLSGKELMRSPVTNISNALVGRIAGMAAVQKTGEAGFEESTIRVRGVGTYAGDQNPLIVIDGIVRDMTAFNMLDPNDVENVNVLKDASATAVYGVRGANGVIIVTTKRGREGSLKISFTANVGFTSPTTLPSLVNSYDYAVLRNEAFANDGKPDDIKVFSQDELWKFRHNRDYTPSEVEAMGHLSPEQKQALLDSPAIYYGSTDYMKRIFDAGVSPQQQYSVNISGGTEKVAFFTSVGYSNQKSLTNDFGFSDAASNSGSHKYNFRTNFDFNIIPLTEINVSLSGQVRETKIITDRNSSVDMWGRYRDLMLNIYEAPPFSAPGVSDGRIITDYAGGTIMDSNKGAWGKSPIAYMLEKAQARINQSSLNTSIRIRHRMDYLVEGLSVRGALSYDHYFTKTLRVTPNLPVYSITRNPADPAELLYYGGEHNAKSYEETGWGKNRKVYVEAGIDFSRDFGKHAVTAMALVTGERYTSPGLKYNVPRGYYGVVGRVTYGYDQRYLAEFNMGYNGSENFAPGKRFGFFPAVSVGWVVSNEPYFPKNDILTWLKFRASYGQTGNSEIGGDRFLFLPGTWGSHSYGPWNGTPLDGYFFGSSNGSVNNPAFPGKYEQSTGNPDVTWEKKESYNIAAEVRMFRDRLSVTVDLFEEKRNNILTKLGVTPGIIGLSGDALPPVNVGRMSNRGYEIQVSWRDNVGTDFWYEVGGQVSYAVNKIDYKAEPSYMYAWMNETGFAYGQYKAYYNEGFYNTPEEVANHPYNAIDGNRVQGGDLRIVDVNGDGIIDDKDITPTGFSNVPRFAFSSNLSFGYKGFEISALLTGSAQGTFNMNGYLITPFAQGNGTPLSYMNGRWTPERHAAGKQITFPRMSVNMANSQNNQNNSFWFRSTDHIKLKNVEVAYTFRNARWMRKAHIGSIRVFVNANNLCTWGGKDLVDGIDPELVQDGSTSEGIIYPLTRVYNFGFNIQF
- a CDS encoding cellulase family glycosylhydrolase; protein product: MKRLILLTCLLAFVSVAEAWAKRPGRSFRRSFVQVSARDPRYFCLSDGQPYIPVGCNIAAMGSVADMEHYLGEMHRHGANFGRVWLNTGLFEIETRYGEVDSAKLVRIDRLLELADRYGIKIKFCIESFRHIRPGVNKWDTKASYHTSNGGPFADADDYITSPRGEEEFLRRVRIFRERYGDHPAVFGWELWNEMNAVETPEEHLRAWNVRMLPRVKEIFPKNLVMQSLGSLDRESSFPIYEFINRLPSNEVAQVHRYIDEGAELAVCGAPVDSMASDAIAVLRGYGLRKPMLLAESGAVKPVHTGPHPIYKVDTMGSVLHDVLFAPFFSGAAGPGHLWHWDHHIDKQHTWFQMGRFARAVEGVDPLREGFEPVRRDTAGLRVYVLRGEHTLLAWCRDTVSTWRHELSERIPAQRLSGLQVDFTPLLGGRRVKKVRIYDPWRDEWVRASRRADVSLPDFTRSVVVRIEY